The following are encoded in a window of Pelecanus crispus isolate bPelCri1 chromosome 6, bPelCri1.pri, whole genome shotgun sequence genomic DNA:
- the FLRT2 gene encoding leucine-rich repeat transmembrane protein FLRT2, with the protein MGSWTRMWPTDWPVLMKSWLIFSLGFYMQVSKTLACPKVCRCDRNFVYCNERSLTSVPLGIPEGVTVLYLHNNQINNAGFPAELHNVQSVHTVYLYGNQLDEFPMNLPKNVRVLHLQENNIQTISRAALAQLLKLEELHLDDNSISTVGVEDGAFREAISLKLLFLSKNHLSSVPVGLPVDLQELRVDENRIAVISDLAFQNLTSLERLIVDGNLLTNKGIAEGTFSHLSKLKEFSIVRNSLTYPPPDLPGTHLLRLYLQDNQITHIPLTAFSNLHKLERLDISNNQLRMLVKGVFDNLHNLRQLTVRNNPWLCDCSIKWVTEWLKFIPTSINVRGFMCQGPEQVRGMAVRELNMNMLSCPTTTPGLPLIITPVPPTAMPTTLVPTLSVPPPSSKYNPLTPTIATLPTVPDREDRERVTPPISERIQLSIHFVNDTCIQVNWMSLFTVMAYKLTWVKMGHSLVGGIVQERIVSGEKQHLSLVNLEPKSTYRICLVPLDTYNNYRTAEDTVCSEATTKASFLSNGSNIPSSHEQTTSQNLGSPFLLAGLIGGAVIFVLVVLLSIFCWHMHKKGRYTSQKWKYNRGRRKDDYCEAGTKKDNSILEMTETSFQIVSLNNDQLLKGDFRLQPIYTPNGGINYTDCHIPNNMRYCNSNVSDLEHCHT; encoded by the coding sequence ATGGGTTCATGGACTAGAATGTGGCCCACAGATTGGCCTGTTCTCATGAAATCATGGCTTATCTTTTCCCTGGGGTTCTACATGCAGGTCTCCAAAACTTTGGCCTGCCCAAAAGTGTGCCGCTGTGACCGAAACTTTGTCTACTGTAATGAACGAAGCTTGACCTCAGTGCCTCTTGGGATACCGGAGGGTGTAACCGTCCTCTACCTCCATAATAACCAAATTAATAATGCTGGATTTCCTGCAGAGTTGCACAATGTCCAGTCTGTGCACACCGTCTACCTGTATGGCAACCAATTAGATGAATTCCCCATGAACCTGCCCAAGAATGTCAGGGTTCTCCACCTGCAGGAAAACAACATTCAGACCATTTCTCGGGCTGCCCTTGCTCAGCTTTTGAAGCTGGAAGAGCTGCACCTGGATGACAACTCCATCTCCACTGTTGGTGTTGAGGATGGGGCATTCCGGGAAGCCATCAGCCTCAAGCTTCTGTTCTTGTCCAAGAATCACTTAAGCAGCGTACCAGTAGGCCTTCCAGTGGACTTACAAGAACTCCGGGtagatgaaaacagaattgcTGTCATTTCAGACCTAGCCTTCCAGAATCTTACAAGTCTGGAACGTTTGATTGTAGATGGCAATCTCCTTACTAATAAAGGCATAGCTGAAGGCACCTTCAGCCACCTCTCCAAGCTCAAGGAATTCTCAATAGTGCGGAATTCACTGACCTACCCTCCTCCTGATCTTCCAGGTACTCACCTGCTAAGGCTCTACTTGCAGGACAACCAGATAACCCATATACCGCTTACAGCCTTTTCAAACCTCCACAAGCTGGAACGACTTGACATTTCCAACAATCAACTTCGGATGTTGGTAAAGGGGGTATTTGATAATCTCCACAACCTGAGGCAACTCACTGTAAGGAATAATCCCTGGTTGTGTGACTGCAGTATTAAATGGGTCACTGAATGGCTCAAATTTATTCCCACTTCCATCAATGTACGGGGTTTTATGTGCCAGGGACCAGAGCAGGTCCGAGGTATGGCAGTCAGGGAGCTCAATATGAATATGTTGTCatgccccaccaccacccctggTCTGCCACTTATCATCACCCCAGTCCCACCTACAGCCATGCCAACTACATTAGTTCCCACCTTATCAGTTCCTCCCCCAAGTAGCAAATATAATCCTCTCACTCCCACCATAGCCACACTCCCCACTGTGCCTGACAGGGAGGACAGAGAAAGGGTGACACCTCCTATATCTGAACGGATTCAACTCTCTATCCATTTTGTGAATGACACTTGCATCCAAGTTAATTGGATGTCTCTTTTTACCGTGATGGCATATAAACTCACATGGGTTAAAATGGGCCATAGCCTGGTAGGAGGAATTGTTCAGGAACGAATAGTTAGTGGTGAGAAGCAACACTTAAGCCTGGTAAATCTGGAGCCCAAATCCACCTATCGGATTTGTTTGGTTCCGCTGGATACTTATAACAACTACCGAACTGCAGAAGACACTGTCTGTTCAGAAGCCACAACCAAGGCTTCCTTTTTGAGCAATGGCAGCAACATCCCCTCCAGCCATGAGCAGACGACTTCTCAGAACCTGGGATCCCCATTTCTGCTGGCAGGGTTGATTGGGGGTGCAGTGATATTTGTCCTCGTGGTCCTGCTCAGCATTTTTTGCTGGCACATGCACAAAAAAGGGCGTTACACCTCCCAGAAGTGGAAATATAACCGGGGCCGTCGGAAAGATGACTACTGTGAGGCAGGGACCAAGAAGGACAACTCCATCCTGGAGATGACGGAAACCAGCTTCCAGATTGTCTCCTTAAATAATGATCAACTCCTTAAAGGAGATTTCAGACTGCAGCCCATTTATACCCCAAATGGGGGCATTAACTACACAGACTGCCACATCCCCAATAACATGCGATACTGCAACAGCAATGTCTCAGACCTGGAGCACTGTCATACGTGA